The following proteins come from a genomic window of Streptomyces sp. NBC_00539:
- a CDS encoding glutaredoxin family protein, with amino-acid sequence MSPLLRRKEKKRPGERLVTLIGKPGCHLCDDAQEVVERICAETGARWEKKDISQDEELYRLHWEQIPVVLVDGEQHTFWRVNPERLRRALEG; translated from the coding sequence ATGAGTCCTCTGTTGCGCCGCAAGGAGAAGAAGCGCCCCGGGGAGCGGCTGGTCACGCTCATCGGGAAGCCGGGATGTCATCTGTGTGACGACGCCCAGGAGGTGGTCGAGAGGATCTGCGCCGAGACCGGGGCGCGGTGGGAGAAGAAGGACATCTCGCAGGACGAGGAGCTGTACCGGCTGCACTGGGAACAGATCCCCGTGGTGCTGGTGGATGGTGAACAGCACACCTTCTGGAGGGTGAACCCCGAGCGGCTGCGCCGGGCGTTGGAGGGCTGA
- a CDS encoding redox-sensing transcriptional repressor Rex, with amino-acid sequence MATGRTHRPATRSRGIPEATVARLPLYLRALTALSERSVPTVSSEELAAAAGVNSAKLRKDFSYLGSYGTRGVGYDVEYLVYQISRELGLTQDWPVVIVGIGNLGAALANYGGFASRGFRVAALIDADPAMAGKPVAGMPVQHTDDLEKIIEENGVSIGVIATPAGAAQQVSERLIAAGVTSILNFAPTVLSVPDGVDVRKVDLSIELQILAFHEQRKAGEEAAAAAGSAGDPGAAAAVAGATGAAAAESPVAAAAAAASGVRKGGPEGDVPAVMPA; translated from the coding sequence GTGGCAACTGGCCGAACTCACCGACCGGCGACCCGCAGCCGAGGTATTCCCGAGGCCACTGTCGCCAGGCTTCCGCTGTACTTGCGTGCCCTCACCGCGCTCTCCGAGCGATCGGTGCCCACGGTGTCCTCCGAGGAGCTCGCGGCCGCCGCCGGAGTGAACTCCGCCAAGCTCCGCAAGGACTTCTCCTACCTCGGCTCCTACGGCACGCGCGGCGTCGGCTACGACGTCGAGTACCTCGTCTACCAGATCTCCCGCGAACTCGGGCTGACCCAGGACTGGCCGGTCGTCATCGTCGGCATCGGCAACCTCGGTGCGGCCCTGGCCAACTACGGCGGTTTCGCCTCGCGCGGGTTCCGGGTAGCGGCACTGATCGACGCGGACCCGGCGATGGCGGGCAAGCCGGTGGCCGGAATGCCCGTGCAGCACACCGACGACCTGGAAAAGATCATCGAGGAGAACGGCGTCTCCATCGGGGTGATCGCCACTCCGGCGGGCGCGGCGCAGCAGGTGAGCGAGCGGCTCATCGCGGCGGGCGTCACCTCCATCCTGAACTTCGCGCCGACCGTGCTGTCCGTGCCGGACGGCGTCGACGTGCGCAAGGTGGACCTGTCGATCGAGCTCCAGATCCTGGCGTTCCACGAGCAGCGCAAGGCCGGCGAGGAAGCGGCTGCCGCCGCGGGCTCCGCCGGTGACCCGGGTGCCGCCGCCGCTGTCGCGGGCGCGACCGGTGCGGCCGCCGCCGAGAGCCCCGTGGCCGCTGCTGCCGCGGCCGCCTCCGGCGTCCGCAAGGGCGGTCCCGAAGGTGATGTTCCGGCGGTGATGCCGGCATGA
- a CDS encoding glutamyl-tRNA reductase has translation MSLLVVGLSHRSAPVSVLERASLSADAKVKLLHDTLAAEPATEATVLATCNRIELYADVDKFHAGVAELSTLLAQHSGVALEELTPYLYVHYEDRAVHHLFSVACGLDSMVVGEGQILGQIKDALALGQEQHTAGRLINDLFQQALRVGKRAHSETGIDRAGQSLVTFGLEQLSMGAEVPAWAAGKRALVIGAGSMSSLAAATLARVGVAEIVVANRTAERAERLAGILVASGTGVAARAVPMASVAGELARADVVVSCTGATGLVLTADDVLAAVSQGAAPDPAPRPPAESAPAYPQAGPEAAGVDGVDPGVLARLVAAAEGGRRLADAGAVRVISAPAERDECPLGPDGRSALTGVDANSLELHGTWADQGEATAHRQPRKGARGQVDVRPVRLALLDLAMPRDIDAAVHRIPGVRLVDIESLAEASADAPMAADVDAVRAIVAEEVAAFGAAQRAAHITPTVVALRAMAAEVVAMEVARLDGRLPDLDERQRAEVTQTVRRVVDKLLHAPTVRVKQLASEPGGAGYAEALRELFDLDPQTVASVSRADAADPKNDDPGRAS, from the coding sequence ATGAGTCTGCTGGTCGTAGGGCTGAGCCACCGCAGCGCGCCGGTGAGCGTGCTGGAGCGGGCCTCGCTGTCCGCGGACGCCAAGGTCAAGCTGCTGCACGACACCCTCGCCGCCGAGCCGGCGACGGAGGCGACGGTGCTCGCCACCTGCAACCGCATCGAGCTGTACGCGGACGTGGACAAGTTCCACGCCGGTGTGGCCGAGCTGTCGACGTTGCTGGCGCAGCACAGCGGGGTGGCGCTGGAGGAGCTCACTCCCTACCTCTACGTGCACTACGAGGACCGGGCGGTGCACCACCTGTTCTCGGTGGCGTGCGGGCTGGACTCGATGGTGGTCGGCGAGGGCCAGATCCTCGGGCAGATCAAGGACGCGCTGGCGCTGGGGCAGGAGCAGCACACGGCCGGCCGGCTGATCAACGACCTGTTCCAGCAGGCGCTGCGGGTCGGCAAGCGGGCGCACTCGGAGACCGGGATCGACCGGGCCGGGCAGTCGCTGGTGACGTTCGGGCTGGAGCAGCTGTCCATGGGGGCCGAGGTCCCCGCATGGGCGGCGGGCAAGCGGGCGCTGGTGATCGGCGCCGGCTCGATGTCGTCGCTGGCGGCGGCGACGCTGGCGCGGGTCGGCGTGGCCGAGATCGTCGTGGCGAACCGGACCGCGGAGCGGGCGGAGCGTTTGGCCGGGATTCTGGTTGCCTCGGGCACCGGGGTGGCGGCGCGGGCCGTACCGATGGCCTCCGTGGCGGGTGAGCTGGCGCGGGCCGACGTGGTCGTGTCCTGCACGGGCGCGACGGGGCTGGTGCTGACCGCCGACGACGTGCTGGCCGCCGTCTCCCAGGGCGCCGCCCCGGACCCCGCGCCCCGGCCTCCCGCGGAATCCGCCCCGGCGTACCCCCAGGCGGGGCCGGAAGCGGCGGGTGTGGACGGGGTCGACCCGGGCGTGCTCGCGCGGCTCGTGGCGGCCGCCGAGGGCGGGCGCAGGCTCGCCGACGCCGGGGCCGTGCGGGTCATCAGCGCTCCGGCCGAGCGGGACGAGTGCCCGCTCGGGCCCGACGGGCGCTCCGCGCTCACCGGGGTCGACGCCAACTCCCTGGAGCTGCACGGAACGTGGGCCGACCAGGGCGAGGCCACCGCGCACCGGCAGCCCCGCAAGGGCGCCCGTGGCCAGGTCGACGTCCGGCCGGTCCGTCTCGCGCTGCTCGACCTGGCCATGCCGCGCGACATCGACGCGGCCGTCCACCGGATCCCCGGCGTACGGCTGGTCGACATCGAGTCGCTCGCCGAGGCCTCGGCGGACGCCCCGATGGCCGCCGACGTCGACGCGGTGCGCGCGATCGTCGCCGAGGAGGTGGCGGCCTTCGGCGCGGCCCAGCGGGCCGCGCACATCACGCCCACCGTCGTCGCGCTGCGCGCCATGGCCGCCGAGGTGGTGGCCATGGAGGTGGCCCGCCTCGACGGACGCCTGCCGGATCTGGACGAGCGCCAGCGGGCCGAAGTGACGCAGACCGTGCGGCGCGTCGTAGACAAGCTCCTCCACGCGCCGACCGTGCGCGTCAAGCAGCTCGCGAGCGAGCCCGGCGGCGCCGGGTACGCGGAGGCGCTGCGCGAACTCTTCGACCTCGACCCTCAGACGGTGGCCTCCGTCAGCCGGGCGGACGCGGCCGATCCGAAGAACGACGACCCAGGACGGGCATCATGA
- the hemC gene encoding hydroxymethylbilane synthase, protein MNTRPDQPLRLGTRRSKLAMSQSGHVAEAVRAVTGRPVELVEITTYGDVSREHLAQIGGTGVFVTALRDALVRGEVDFAVHSLKDLPTTQPEELVIAAMPKREDARDALVARDGLTFEQLPDGARIGTGSPRRMAQLHAYAKSLGKVVETVPIRGNVDTRIGYVRAGELDAVVLAAAGLNRIGRGDEATDLLSVDNVLPAPGQGALAVECLASDTALIAALAELDDPFTRAAVTAERSLLAALEAGCSAPVGALADLLADGQIVNEMRLRGVVGTLDGSTLVQLSTTGPVPQSYDEAMALGRELADEMLAKGAAGLMGERSL, encoded by the coding sequence ATGAACACACGTCCCGACCAGCCCCTCCGGCTTGGCACGCGACGCAGCAAGCTGGCCATGTCGCAGTCCGGGCACGTCGCCGAGGCGGTACGGGCGGTCACCGGCCGGCCCGTCGAGCTCGTGGAGATCACGACCTACGGTGACGTGTCCCGGGAGCACCTCGCGCAGATCGGGGGCACCGGTGTCTTCGTCACCGCCCTGCGCGACGCGCTGGTCCGGGGCGAGGTGGACTTCGCCGTCCACTCGCTCAAGGACCTGCCGACCACGCAGCCCGAGGAGCTGGTGATCGCGGCCATGCCGAAGCGGGAGGACGCGCGGGACGCGCTCGTCGCCCGTGACGGCCTGACCTTCGAGCAGCTGCCGGACGGCGCGCGGATCGGTACCGGTTCGCCGCGCCGGATGGCGCAGCTGCACGCGTACGCCAAGAGCCTGGGCAAGGTCGTCGAGACCGTGCCGATCCGCGGGAACGTCGACACCCGGATCGGGTACGTGCGCGCCGGTGAGCTCGACGCCGTCGTCCTGGCCGCCGCCGGCCTGAACCGCATCGGCCGCGGCGACGAAGCCACCGACCTGCTGTCCGTGGACAACGTGCTGCCCGCACCCGGCCAGGGAGCCCTGGCCGTGGAGTGCCTCGCGTCGGACACGGCCCTGATCGCCGCCCTCGCCGAACTCGACGACCCGTTCACGCGGGCCGCCGTGACCGCCGAGCGGTCCCTCCTCGCCGCCCTGGAGGCCGGATGCAGCGCCCCCGTGGGCGCGCTCGCCGACCTCCTGGCCGACGGGCAGATTGTCAATGAGATGCGCCTGCGCGGCGTCGTCGGAACCCTCGACGGCTCGACGCTGGTGCAGCTGTCCACCACCGGTCCCGTGCCCCAGTCTTACGACGAGGCCATGGCGCTCGGCCGCGAACTCGCGGACGAGATGCTGGCCAAGGGCGCGGCCGGTCTGATGGGGGAGCGATCGCTTTGA